TGAACGCGGTAATAGTTAATGTAATCAACCGGGGTTTTCTGCACCATCTGTTTGAAGAAACGGCAGAAGTGTCCTTCGCTCATATTGGCTTCATCGGCCAGTTCTTTCAGCTTCAATGGTTCAGGATAACGCTTGTGGATATACCCGAGCACGGATTTCAGGCGCTCTACCTTGTCATGACTCCCTGTAGCGATGGTGCCTTTGAGCGGAGCAGGTCTCATATGTTCGAACATACGGGCAAATATGAGATACAGGTACGCTTTCGTTGACATTTCACACGTTTCGGTCCGGGTAGCATGGTCTGCAAATATACGTTTCAGGAGACTCAGAATTTCGTGTCCCCAATCCTCATCTGCCTTGATATGACTGGGGGGAATCACCGTTTTGCGTACCAGTGGACCGATGAATTTCTCTTGAATCGTATCAAAGGTGCGGCTGCCAAGCAGCTCGGGATTAAATACAATGGAAGAGAATACACAGGGAACATCGCCCTTCAGATAACCCGCATGAATCTCGCCTCGATTGATAAAAATGGCTTCTCCAGCTTGAACCTCAACGGTGTTCATATCGATCTGAAAGACGGCGCAGCCCTGAGTAACCATGGTGAACTCCATTTCATCATGCCAGTGGCAATCCAGAATGCTATCGCCGTTCAGCTGTTGTATATCCGGGTACACACTGACGGGATACATGGCATTGCCGTGAATCCGGTCTTCCCGTAATCGTTCACGTTCCATATCCGATGCTCCTTTTAGTATCATTATTAATGTAATCGTTTCCATAGATTGGTGTTGATGTTCAAGAATCGGATGGTTATTATCAAAATCGTGATATATTTAGTCAAAATAAGAGAAGAAATTCGTTATTAATATCAATATTATTATAATATAACCAAAGGGGGAAAGAAAACATGAAATTTACTGATGGATTCTGGATGACTCGTGAAGGGTATCAGATTCAAAACCCGACTGACATTCGTGATATTGTACAAAAAGAGAATTCCTTGACCGTATACGCGGCAACTAAATATATTCGTACCAAAGGCGACACGTTGAACGGTACATTGCTGAAAGCAACGTACAGCTCACCTATGCCTAACGTTATTCGTGTAACGTTGAATCACCATAAGGGCGGAGTGAAAAAAGGGCCTGTATTTGAGCTTAACACGCAAGATGCAAACGTTGACATCTCCAAAAATGAACAAGGGGCTGTTCTGAAAAGCGGCAATCTGGAAGTTCAAATCGACAAAACAAACGGTTGGGACGTCAGCTTCCTGTATGGCGGAAAACGCATTACTGGTAGTGGTCAACGAGCGGCTGGTTATATTACAGGTCCGAGCAAGGAAGCGTACTTCCGCGAGCAGCTTGATCTTGGCATTGGTGAATACGTTTACGGACTCGGTGAGCGCTTCACTCCGTTTGTTAAAAATGGTCAAATCGTCGATACCTGGAATGAAGATGGCGGTACAAGCAGTGAGCAGTCCTATAAGAACATTCCGTTCTATCTGTCCAATAAAGGATATGGTGTATTTGTAAACCATCCGGAACGCGTATCGTATGAGATTGCATCTGAGAATGTATCTAAAGTGCAGTTCAGCGTAGAGGGCGAGACGTTGGAGTACTTCATTATCGGCGGCGACAATCCAAAGGATGTACTTGATAATTATACGAAATTAACAGGTAAACCTGCGCTTCCACCAGCATGGACGTTTGGTCTGTGGCTGACAACATCATTCACAACGGATTATGATGAAGCAACGGTTAACCATTTCGTAGATGGCATGGCTGAACGTGATCTTCCGTTGTCTGTATTCCACTTTGACTGCTTCTGGATGAAGGAATATCAATGGTCTGATTTCGTATGGGATGAAGCGATGTTCCCGGATCCGGAAGGCATGCTTGCACGTCTGAAAGAAAAGGGTCTCAAAATCTGTGCTTGGATCAACCCGTATATTGCAGAAAAATCCTACTTGTTCGATGAAGGTATGGAGAACGGTTATCTGGTCAAAACAGCAGATGGCAGCGTATGGCAATGGGATATGTGGCAAGCAGGTATGGCTCTGGTTGATTTCACGAATCCGGATGCTGTGAATTGGTATAAGAGCAAGCTGGAAGTCCTGCTGGATCAAGGTGTAGATTCCTTCAAGACAGACTTTGGTGAAAGAATTCCGACAGATGTCGTGTACTTTGATGGTTCTGATCCGGTTAAAATGCACAACTATTATACACAGCTCTATAACAAAGCTGTATTTGAATTGCTCGAAGAGAAGATTGGCAAAAACGAAGCTGCCCTGTTTGCACGTTCTGCAACAGCAGGTGGTCAACAGTTCCCGGTTCACTGGGGCGGTGACTGCTCTTCCACGTATGAATCCATGGCTGAATCGCTTCGCGGTGGCCTTTCACTTGGGCTTTCCGGTTTCGGATTCTGGAGCCATGATATCAGCGGCTTTGAAAGCACAGCGAGCCCTGACGTATACAAACGTTGGGTACAATTCGGACTTTTATCTTCACACAGCCGCCTGCATGGCAGCACTTCGTATCGTGTGCCTTGGTTGTTTGACGAGGAATCCGTGGACGTTGTTCGTGACTTTACCAAACTCAAAATCAGCCTGATGCCGTACCTTTACAATTCTGCGGTGGAGTCGACGGTAAAAGGTATTCCGATGATGCGTGCTATGCTGCTGGATTTCCCAGAGGACCCAACAACATATAGCCTGGATACCCAATACATGTTTGGCGATTCGATTCTTGTGGCTCCGATCTTTAACAAGGAAGGCGATGTGCGTTACTACCTGCCTGAAGGAACTTGGACGAACTATCTGACAGGAGCGAAGGTACAAGGTGGACGCTGGATCAGTGAGAACCATGACTTCAAAACGCTGCCAATGATGGTCAAACCAAACAGTT
The window above is part of the Paenibacillus sp. 1781tsa1 genome. Proteins encoded here:
- a CDS encoding helix-turn-helix domain-containing protein encodes the protein MERERLREDRIHGNAMYPVSVYPDIQQLNGDSILDCHWHDEMEFTMVTQGCAVFQIDMNTVEVQAGEAIFINRGEIHAGYLKGDVPCVFSSIVFNPELLGSRTFDTIQEKFIGPLVRKTVIPPSHIKADEDWGHEILSLLKRIFADHATRTETCEMSTKAYLYLIFARMFEHMRPAPLKGTIATGSHDKVERLKSVLGYIHKRYPEPLKLKELADEANMSEGHFCRFFKQMVQKTPVDYINYYRVQQACVQLENTDHKIVDIAMDVGFEHLSYFITTFKKHKATTPSQYRKMFYENVAMESALVQV
- the yicI gene encoding alpha-xylosidase, translated to MKFTDGFWMTREGYQIQNPTDIRDIVQKENSLTVYAATKYIRTKGDTLNGTLLKATYSSPMPNVIRVTLNHHKGGVKKGPVFELNTQDANVDISKNEQGAVLKSGNLEVQIDKTNGWDVSFLYGGKRITGSGQRAAGYITGPSKEAYFREQLDLGIGEYVYGLGERFTPFVKNGQIVDTWNEDGGTSSEQSYKNIPFYLSNKGYGVFVNHPERVSYEIASENVSKVQFSVEGETLEYFIIGGDNPKDVLDNYTKLTGKPALPPAWTFGLWLTTSFTTDYDEATVNHFVDGMAERDLPLSVFHFDCFWMKEYQWSDFVWDEAMFPDPEGMLARLKEKGLKICAWINPYIAEKSYLFDEGMENGYLVKTADGSVWQWDMWQAGMALVDFTNPDAVNWYKSKLEVLLDQGVDSFKTDFGERIPTDVVYFDGSDPVKMHNYYTQLYNKAVFELLEEKIGKNEAALFARSATAGGQQFPVHWGGDCSSTYESMAESLRGGLSLGLSGFGFWSHDISGFESTASPDVYKRWVQFGLLSSHSRLHGSTSYRVPWLFDEESVDVVRDFTKLKISLMPYLYNSAVESTVKGIPMMRAMLLDFPEDPTTYSLDTQYMFGDSILVAPIFNKEGDVRYYLPEGTWTNYLTGAKVQGGRWISENHDFKTLPMMVKPNSLIAVGAVDSKPDYDFANDVSLHLFELADGQTAQAVVVNQAAEQELTVNVTRNGSVLEVRAEGAGKPWNLVLRGIESVSNVDGGSQVSGATGVVVTAATGATSLTIQL